Part of the Mytilus trossulus isolate FHL-02 chromosome 2, PNRI_Mtr1.1.1.hap1, whole genome shotgun sequence genome is shown below.
aaaaatgagaatCCTATGAACCAAatcaacaaatgacaatcaCTTAACAACAGACTTCTGACATAGGACAGGTGCATAAAAATGCAGTACACTTGGTCATTTTTGTCTCACTTGACGGAGtcaaaaaagcgagacataggtatgctgtttccagCAGCAGCGTCAACAATgaattagtttgtgattaggtctatTTTATGGTGAGccactagtggtaggtcaatgatatttggtatgcagttgtataagcattggcatatcttattttcatggagattatttggccctgccccctctgtcatggtctattgactttgaaattttgcttagtttacatgtacatgtattagtttgtgattaggtttgtttaaagaaaactatttatgataagtcaatggtatgagtatgcagttgtattagcattagCACATCTTGTTTTCATTGAGAATTTTTAGCCATGTaccttcagtcatggttcatcgacttctttaattttaacatttgcattatcgaaattaaaaaaaagcgagacatatctctgtgataacagtttatgatatatatatctgCTGTAATTGTacataaatttttacatatgaaAACCTGGTAAAATCGTTCATTGACTTCTTTAATTTCAACATATGCATTaccgaaattaaaaaaagcgagacatatgtctgtgataacagtttatgatatatatctgctataattgtacataaatttttacatatgaaAACCTGGTAAAATAAACCCTCTATTTGCATGTAGGCAATATAGGAAAGGTGTACTGACAAAAGAGGTTTCTTAACACAATGACTCCAAATGGAGCTTTCCTTAGTAGAAGCCATATCAATTTATGTGTATCAGCGGGGGAAAATGTTACGATTCCCTCCctctatttacatgtacttacaGTAGATTCATACATGTGTTTGTTTGTTGCAGGTGAAGACGAACCAACAAATGGAGAAAGCAACAATGGACCAGTTGGAAAGGATGCTGTAGAAGACAACAATGCAAATATTGTAGTAACAGAGGAGGAGGAGAAGGATGAAACATCCAAAGAAGAGAGTGGGGAGGAAAATAATGCTGAAAACTCAGATGATATCATCCCCTTACAACTAGAAGCTGAAGATGTTGATGATTACTCAAACTTGAAATGTGATGAAACTGATGATAGAAATACTTATGACACCGATTCTAACCACTCCTATGATCAAGGTGGTGGAGACTCTGAAGTTGGACAGTCAGAGGAACATAATTTCCATACTCCATCATCATCTGACCGCATGTGTGATTTCTGTGGAGCTGTAAAGAAAAGTCCATCTGACCTTGCTCGCCATCTCCTAAAACATACTGGCGAACATCCTTTTAAATGTGATGTAAGTACTAGGGTAGCCTTTAGTTATAGTTTTGCAGCTAAAGgggaataattatattttagatttttatgaCCAGTGacaaatgaattttgattgTTACACACTTTTTCAGCACAAGATGGTTTATCAATGTTTCTAAGTAGGGACATTTATACAATTGTGGCAAGGACTAACTATGAAatggaaaattaagaaaattaaatgaaagGTTCAAACATCAATTAAACAGGAACAAAGTACCCAAAGTCGAACATGAAATTCTGCTTGACTTAGTCTAACTCATTGCATTTAAAGCATTTACACATACAAAAAATCCATGGCATTGACATTCTGAAAAATAGGAAGCAGTagtttaaaataacaatgaaagGTGCATTGGTGTGTCTAAGATATCTTTGGATAGGAATCATAATTTGTCAATTCATTTGTTTCCCTGTAGGCTGTATGCATGATTATCGAGCTATTTGATGACTTTtcaatgtaatatatttatttttaacattttttaatgtatttattttcagcTTTGTGATAAAGCTTTTAAATCTAAACGATCCTTACAGCATCACCAACATACAATGCATGGGATCAGcctagctgtttccatggtagcAATTGATGCCAGTATCACCGCCAACAGAAAACGTAAATCTGATGAATCAGTGGGATGCCATTCTTCCCCAGAGAGTGAAACTAAAAAGATCAAATCAGAAGTTCAGGATTTATACAGTTATCCATCTATGGTCTATTGTGGAGAACCTCAGGGATCTGTTTACATTTCGGACGCATCATGTAGCAGTACTGGTAGCTTTAAGATCAGCCCAACATCAACAAAACTGTGCTCAGAAGATGGCAACAACAGAACTTGCCAAGTATGTGGAAAGACGTGCAGTAAACCAAGTGATCTTAAAAGACATATGATGAGTCATACAGGAGAAAGACCATTCAGATGTAATGTAAGTTTAAAGATTTAATGGTATGCATATTCAAACTGTCAGTTGAGACAGTCATAAGATAAATTATATAGCTGCactttttgtacattaatatataaatgaaatgaaatgagtAAGCTGTTCAGTTAAGAATAATGTAGATTTCTGCTAAATTTTGCTACCTTGCATTCTTCTATAAGCAAGTCAGATCACTAGATCTACATGTGAATGTAACATTTTTATACTggggattcattattatttgttggatactaattttcgtggatttcattGGCGCTGATGAACCACAAAAAATTAGTATTCAACGAATTACAATTTTTCTAAAAGGTAAATGCATATGCAGATCATggcaaaatcacaaaattaaatattcacaaacatgcaagtttttctcaaTCCATGAAAGTGAATCCACATGTAACAGGACCTGTCCAAAAAATGTCAGTTAGACAGAAAgcttttaatttgaattgaattcaGGTCAAATAGCTTTTGGAAAACGTTTGACAAGATATTTAATGTGATCCTCAActaattttgtataattaagACATTATATGTATGGTATGATTACCAGTGAGTTGACTTTTTTGTTTGGTATCGTTGGCTTTATATACCAACAAGAGActcaatatatacatgtactaaatcTATTCAACATTGATTAAATTGGAAtcccaacaaaataaaaaaaataaaactgataatGAGCATTTTGAGTAAGTGGTAGCATTCAGTATATggttattaataaataaatgttcttaTATTTAAGTTAACTAAGATAATTCACTATTCTGAAGATACGTATTCTCTTATCGCTATATGAACTTCAACAGAAAGCAACTCAGGTATCAATGTTcgtatatcatatttttcagaTTTGTGGCAAAGCTTTTCGAGCCAAAAATAGTATGTTTTACCACCAAAAATCATCACATGGCCTCAATATTGAACTAAGTCCCGGACTGCAGGAGcgtttcatgaaattaaaaaagcaaAGTCGTGTGAATACTTTGATGAGCCAGCCAAATGGATGTTCCATATCATATACAAATGAAGAATCTAAAGATGTCCATATCCACAATGATCCACAGATGGCAAGTTCTCTACTGTTACAAAAACTAGGACAAAAAGTCAGATGTGCTAACAATCAAGTGCTGTATAGTTATGATATCAATACACATGAGGAAGGGGAGGTGGAATTGGATGAAAACACCGGACTCTTCAAACAGTCGGGAAGCATCTTTAACAAACCACTAGTAACAGCAGGAGATATAAAACCAGaacctttaaaaattaccaatagtATGGTGGGCATGCAAATTGTACAGGAATCACACAAAGTCAAGCGCCACATCTGTGTTAAAAATGAAACTGTTTTGGTGACCAGGTTAGATGGGGTGGATGTACTTACTGCAAAAGATGTCTCTTTGTATAAATGTTACCTGTGTGGCAAGCTTTTTGATGATCTGCTGAAAATTCAGTGCCATCTATCGATGCATTTTCAAAGGGATCTAACTCTGTATCGTTGTCAGCTATGTGATGACACATTTTGGTTCAAGTATCGGGTCATAAATCATATCCGTAAGAATCACCCTAAAGAATCAAACCTGGCATTAAAAAAAGCTGAAAAAGATTTAAAGGAATCATTAGATGATAAACCATCAGTAGATGTCAATGAAATTGAAGTTACAGTTAAAGAGGAAAATGACAAGAAAAAGAAAGAGAATTCATTGATGGAAGGTGATGAAAAAGTGAAAGTCGATGAAATGGAAACTGAAAAAGATTCAAAGCAGACTGAAGAGATTGGGAAAAACCAAGAGCCCATCAAAGACCCTGAAAAAGGGAAAAGAGAAGAGCAGCAAAATGACCAAATGGAAGAAACTACCTCAatcaaaattgaagaaaatcCAGTTAAAGAAAAAGAAGGGGATGAAGACGTTACATCTACCTCAGACAAAGATATTACCAAAGATGTCCCTGTTCCTGACCTCTATGACTTGTCCAATAAAGCTATGAAGTCTGATCCACTAGGAAAGTTATACAAAGGaataagatttaaaaagaaACCTAATGGATCTTTCATATGTTTACTTTGTAGGAAATCATTTTACAGGGAGTCGGCTTTACTGCAGCATATCAAAATTCACAATCAACAACACATCTGCTACTGTGAGCAATGTGGTGATGGCTTTATGGAGTATGGAAAATTAAGGTTGCACATCATGGGAGATCATAAGaaaaatgatgatgatgatgatacaGCACTGCCATCAGCTACAGCAAAGAATACTTTACTCTCTTCTTTGTTATCAAAAACCTCACAATGGCACAAACCTCCAACTCCTAGTATTCCAGTACCAAATGATATGATTTTTGAGAAAGCCAGAGAAATTCTGCAAAAAGAAGGAATACAGGAAGATGTAACAGTTGTGTTACCAAGTGAACCAGATGAACAGAATTCTACAGAGACAAGGAAGGCTAACTTAGACAATATTCTATCAAACCAAGAATCTGAGATATTTGTACAGAAGAACTCTGATGAATCTGAAATCCAGATATCCCCAAAACGTCTTTTGATGTCCAAACTACTctcaaaatcaaaaagaaaatcatcacaacctataaaattagaaaatactgACCCTATGGATTGTGAAAATGTTGTGGTTACCAGATCTGACTCAGAGAGAGAGATATTTACCATAAAACAAGAACCTGTTGTAGATGAAAAAGAGTTGCTTCCCCCTCCAGTCTCAATTCCAGTTCCAATATCTACTTCTTCCTTTCCTGTCATCAACAGTGAACTGATGGCAGCCAAACTCAATAATCTAGCAATGTTGCATCCTGGGATACATCCTGTTGTTATGGCAAACACTCTTGCTACACTAGCGGCCCAAGGTGTACCAATCACTTCTCAGGGAATGCTGCTTGCCAGTGGAAATATTCTCTCTGGAATAACTCCTGGTCTCCCCATGGTAGCTCTTCCACCTCAAACAAGTAATGGGCTATTTGGAACATCAATACCACAGGTTCAACAACCAGTACATTGTAATCCTACAATTAGTGTACCCATTTCCCTGACAATTGCAAAACAAGAAAGTGAGGACCCAGTAATTATTAAAGAAGAACCAAAAAGTCCTATAGAAAATATTGATTCTAATTCTAATCATTCTTCTAATGTCTCAAATGATGAATTATCAGAATCCGACAGAGAAAAACTTGTTGGATGTCCAAGAGTTCAGTGGAATGATTCAGATAAAAGTGAGCCTATGCTTGAAGGGAATCCCAGCAATTTACCATTAAGTTTGCAACAAGGATGGGGGTTGTCATCAGATGGGAGAAAAGTCACATCATTATCAAGGACACATTCAAGGTCAGTTATTTAAATATACTGAAAGTCATAAAAATTCCTTGTATGTATGAACTGGTGAGACTAGTAATTTCATATTTGCAAAAATTTCATTGGAACATTTTCTTGTATAATTATAACTTTTTCTTCTTAAATATTAAAAGGTCTTACTAATGACTGAATggagtttgttaaaaaaaatctttcgaGGATACGGAGTAAAAACCTGCAATTGATTGGAAACTGTTATTTTATTTCGGTTTCAATGTGTTTAAATGTCAAAGAATGGCTTTGATAATATTCTCTTTGGCAGTTAAAGAGTTATAGTGTTTCTAAGATTGACAGTaacactaatatatatatatgttaataaaacCTGATTTCTGTAATTCCAACAGCCTCTTTGCAAGTTGAATTGAAATCTACTTTAAATTCAgacttaaaacattttattttatggtAATTGGTACTTAAATGGTCAGTAATTATGGtcacaaaataattgaaaattaaacattcatattGTTTTACAGATTGCCAGTAGTAAGCACTCCAGTAGACAGAGAAAAAATTTGTAAACCAACAGTGTTAGCAGATGGAAGGACTGTGTTCAGATGTCCTTTTTGTAATAAAGACTTCTTATCTTACTCAGACATCAATAGACATATGGACTTTCACGAGGGTAATTAATAATATTGCAGATTTCAAgtaatgaaaaatttaatattgcCATTTTCATGTATTCTTTTTGTACATTTCTCTGTATGCTATATTAATGatggaatttttttaaatattgaaatattttttttaatctacatGAACattgtaattaataaaaattaaactttacgTTTCAAAAGaatcatatttttttgacatattAGAACATTTTTTGTCATAACAACAGTTCTCCTTTCCAGACCACgactaaaaacaaaatgaagagaCTTAAAACTATGATTCAAACTTGTGCATTGTAGAGATGTAAATAAATCCTTAAGGTGACATGTGATGCCATTTAACCACATAATTTAGTAAAATaatacaatcaacacctttattaattagtccatTGTTGTCTACAGCTATTAAATGCACctagctgattattgatttttctgTTAAAAGTTGTaatgagttcaaggtgaattctgATTATTGTCTGATCAGGTAAAGTCTGAGAAACGCCCATAAAAGTAAACAGGATGGATGAAATTGAATTGTTATATTTCTTTTGACAAATTCTTTcgcaaaaaatgaattttaatcgCCATAATTTCAATCGCCAGCGGAAATTTGAATTTAACAGCTATGAAAAGTATATCCACTTACCCCTCCGGTACCAAATAGAATTGCTCCAGAGgtatataatataaagaatTTACTTGTGAATCTTAttgcttaatatatatattagatatattcATTAACTTGTAATAAATTGTTTCTTCTATTTACAGACATCAGaccatttaaatgtaaatactgTGAATATTATGCCAGGACAAACAGCCAACTAAAAGTACATATGATGAGGCATCAAGGTTGGTGTTAAGgttcatcaaataaaaaatcacgTTTATCTTTCcatgtttgttttctgtttatgtAAATGATAGTTGTCTTGTTTTAAGGGGTTAACAAATTCAGTAAGGTATCAATAAGGGACAATTGAATAAACTttgtcacaaaaaaaatgattaattaattgGTGGTAAATATGAATGTTGACATTGCagccaaagggagataatcaaaaaaactttaaaatttacatgttaaaaaggcatattttatttataatgttttttttatttacaagatTTGCTTGTAACGGCTGTAGATAAAATATACTGCCCCTATGTTTCACATGGCAGGAaagttcatttaattttttaaatcttccaACTTCGCACAGATGCTTGCCTCTGGCAAGCTTAGAAAATATGAGTTTAAGAACTACTGCTATCATGGCTATTGCTAATTTTAATGATTAAGAGCAAGAAAACAtttaattagaaattttaagttgaaattctaaagaaaattaattaaaaaagttttaacaaaaaaagaggCCTTTATATGTGTTAAAAACCAAAACACTTACCTACCGGTAATGTGGAGAAAATTATGTTAGCTACAGCCTACAACAGAAACACATTTATCTAGGgaaatctatttatttttttcacaggtTTTCAATCTTTACATGCAAGTAAATTAATGTtgtaaacacttttttttttacaggaatACGTGAATTCTGCTGCAAGCTATGTAACTATAAAGGTGTTACTCAATCTGATCTGAATCGTCACATGAAATCACAGATTCACTTACTGAAGGCCAAGCATGCATGTCCACATTGTGACGAAGGATTTGTTACCCCACGCAACCTGGATCGTCACCTTGATGGCAACTGTATTGTCAAAATGCAAAAGCTTGAAACTGGGGAACTTATTTTGAAGTGACCtacatttaagttttatttttaaagtagcATGCTTGAGGTTATTAAATAACAAGATAAAAATCCTTTGAATGTCTTTTTCAAGGATGTTTTTTGCCTACTGTGTGGAGGAAATTTTaagattgatatttttaaagaaatgccCCTAGAAAGGACAAGGGAATAGAATAAACAAAGTTAATGTTATTTAATGATGTTTAAATAGACTGAGTCTAgccataaacttttaaaaagaaagaaattgttttaatgtgtttttgtgTACTTCAATCAAAgtatcattgttatttttaatgttgggTAAAGATGATggttatttgttaatattttttcttattttatatatgatgCTTTTGTGTTGCAGTTTTACCTCAGTTATTAAAATACATTCACTATTTCATTCCAAAATTGATCATTCCGTTTGTTTATGATTccagaattatatatatatagttggaAGTTTTATCTATCATTTAGTttgtacatatttatatttttatattggtttatcttttcatattttattacatatttctaTCATTCCAAAAGATTTTCTGTACTAAGGaagaaaacaattgttttttttctgttatgtttaatctgttacaatttattttttgtcagatttattttatataattcagtTTGTTAACTCCTGTATGCTTCATTGATGATTAGCTTACACATATCTAAAGATGGTGTCTCATTTGGGATAGTTCAATTATTGACATTAGTAAGCTATATAAGAGAATGAGTGATAACTGTGTATATAATCCTCGAGGGGTCCACTTCCTGTATACAAGGTGATAGGACGTGCTGCTGGAATAGTTCAGCTTTTCAAGcttgaaaatatgtgaataggtgaggaaaactatcagaaatatatgataagGTCAATAAAGTTCTGTCATCTTTCTTGGTGTTCACAGCTGTGTTTTATCAACCAATTTTCACTCATTTGACACTTTGGTATTTCACTGTTACATTACACACTAAACCAAACCAAAACCATATGGGGAAATGGTAACATATTTACCtacttaatatataaaaaggtatacatttttgaaatctaaattatataaaaagggtGGGGTAACGAAACTTAGCGGCACACTCTATCAATTAAATATTGAAGTGGCTTCCCGGGATATAATCTGTAAAATCAGAAAACAGTTTTTCAAAAACTGCATTACTTTGCTTTCTTAAAATGTATCTTTTAATTAGGATTCATCAATCAGTTGTAATGGTCTGATAAGTGTGATTAATGTATTGTGAAATGACATTCATTGATGtttggtataaaaattaaagtgtattatatattatgaatTAGAATTTATACCTATCCACTCATACTACCCactgtatatagatatagaataTAGATTGTttaggattttatttttatgaatacttgtgttatgaaaatcaaaacaaagaaCATTGTACTTCTTTTAAAGCctattgcattgagtgtgttgGCAaaggttatatatttttatagcttgcttGCTTGCCGAACTGTGAAGTTGTTATTAtgttaggtaaactaccctcctttaagaTAAGATTAATCCGATAAATAACCAAACTATCTGTCTGTAGGACCAGACTTCTTTGAAAGGAGGCtagtataccttacctaataatgacttcacagttcagctagcaagcaagctaaccaaaaaaaaatacctttacctacacactcaatgaaatctGCTGTAAATTTTAAGAAAGGCTTCCCCTTTGCTTTTATACATTTCTTTTGGTGAACCTACTTTTTGAAGCAGAGTTTTAAGAAAACTGGGTCGTACATTTAGATTTCTGATtaatcacatttgttttaaaaaataagagacataacattaagaaattttgtaatttagcTTAGCAAATATAACACCTTTGAAAGTTCATGCTGTTATAGAATTGTTTGTGAAAATAATCCATATAAATAAGTAATTGTTCTTCAGTTGTGTTAGTAAAGAGTTTTAACTCTGTGCAAGAGGTATAGTAATAGCAATAAAAGGAATATGCGAAAAAGACATATAACTTTTCAATTAAAgataaattacatgtatttaaaataaagtagACATCAGTTACCTATCTTATTATGAATGAAAATTGGTTCTGAAAGTAAAAACTTAGTTTACATGGATATctgtaaaattaataattaatttgcCAAAGGTTTTCActcaattaattaaattacaattcaAAGACTAGATTTTTATGATCAGATAACTCAtaagattattaaaaaaatctgtgaaGATAATGAATATTCCCtcaaaattttaatgacttatcaaaaaacttattttgtagAAGACCCCTAATTCATTGAAATATGTAATGATTTGCCTTTCTTGTCaatcataaataaatttcaGCTCTGGTTCATTTCACTTTAAACATGCATGAActttaagttttaaattacatctactataaacatcttcttTGTACGGTACATTCCAAGCATGATTTTTTAATGGCAGTGTAGTATGGTGATAAAATTGTGATAGCACTGTTATGTTTGTAAAGTTTATGTTTTTGAGGGTGGATATTTTAtggacatgtatatataaattgtttttatcgATGTTTATTACCCAGTATATATGGTGTACAATTTTGTTAATATCGTTATATAAAACCATCACCAATAATGTTCCACATCTTTCAATTGAGATTTTCCTCAACACAATTTTTaagttctgaccccaatttttcgcggtccactgaacacagaaaatgatagtgcaagtggggcatccgtttactatggacacattctttttacatttaaaaaaaaagttaaattccAGTAATGATAgctgtttaaatttaaaaaaaaaaaattagaaattaatTCATTACAGAAGCTTCAGTTATTTGACCTGATGCAATATctttgtaatttggtttgtgagaataaagatatatatatatataatacatgagTAGGGTAAATGTCTCGTTAAGTCCCATCAGTTATTATGACATTttggaagtacatgtatatggtatatattttgcatttttaaaagtctgtttagaaaattgttgaaaattattttactatAGATTGAAGGTGTAATTTCCAAATAGGCCCATTGCTGGATAatggttgttgtctgtttgatttatattccaataaatgtaatgtaaaatatatgtaactTTGTTGTACAAGTTTGTAGACAAATACATTATGCTGTCTTCAGAATTGTGTCTGTctattcattttctatattttgattttgaaatggaagttagacattgaattttttttagaacttACAGGGTTCAAATAGCGGTAAGTCAATGAAATCTGATGGCAAATTTTGATTAGACTTATTGAAAAATCAATCATTCCAACAAGaaattttgtaagtttatcaatgcGAAATAATGTGTGATGAATAggtaaaatatgtatataattgttCTTCTAATACTGGGTATTGTTGATTGACATTTTATTCTAttgtgaagttttatttttatatagataactAATAGGTCATATGATTCCGTTTTCACAAATCAATATATTGTGGTATTTCATCTTTCACAAGTTTTCAAAGATTATAAGgttaattttgttattgttataagaattttaatattattatagtttatTATTGACTCAGATGGTTTCCTTTTACTGAGATTAATAGCATTGAAACATTTTATTCcaatatatagaaattttatttgtctttcCCAGGCCAGACTCGCATCTATTGCATTCAGTCTGTGATAAATTCCATGagcaacaaaaatgttaaaaggaaaatgtatatctaaatgtttatttacacttgaaaaaaaaactgtttaaattgaAGTTTTCCTAATGCTGATATACATCAAGCACTACTCTTACACCTTACATTTCATGTAATGAAATAGAGGTTGGATAAATGAGTTCTCTCACTAGCCAGAGAGGAaaatttttcataaagtttAAACGTGAAATAAAGTAATTGAATTATTTGGGAAGctaatgatttttaattatttatctattttctcaaatattcaaataaaaaaaagaagacacaGAGACAAAATAGCACATGCATTGTACAATAATCAAAGCGAAAATTTCAagccattaaataaaaatgttgtcAGAAATTTTAAGTCTACTGAAAAGATCTGGGAGACCAAGTTATAGCTTTTATATCTTCAAtcacaacaaataaaaatatttaggaACAGTAGTTAGCAGCATATATGGGTCCATTTGTGTACATTCCAATTTTACactattattttgttgttgttaagaatatatataagaaaaattacatttataaaagcatgttacaatttattatttgtttatatctctcacatttctttttcttttttttagaaagtttgtttgatttaaaattgaaaataattaattcaCAAACAAATACTTTGCCCTTATGTAAGACTcagcaattatttttaaaaattcgtTGATTCTGTTTGTTGTTTCAAAAGCTGTGATTTGCTGAAATTTTT
Proteins encoded:
- the LOC134707445 gene encoding zinc finger protein 236-like codes for the protein MPKISRRKQSKPQHICGEDEPTNGESNNGPVGKDAVEDNNANIVVTEEEEKDETSKEESGEENNAENSDDIIPLQLEAEDVDDYSNLKCDETDDRNTYDTDSNHSYDQGGGDSEVGQSEEHNFHTPSSSDRMCDFCGAVKKSPSDLARHLLKHTGEHPFKCDLCDKAFKSKRSLQHHQHTMHGISLAVSMVAIDASITANRKRKSDESVGCHSSPESETKKIKSEVQDLYSYPSMVYCGEPQGSVYISDASCSSTGSFKISPTSTKLCSEDGNNRTCQVCGKTCSKPSDLKRHMMSHTGERPFRCNICGKAFRAKNSMFYHQKSSHGLNIELSPGLQERFMKLKKQSRVNTLMSQPNGCSISYTNEESKDVHIHNDPQMASSLLLQKLGQKVRCANNQVLYSYDINTHEEGEVELDENTGLFKQSGSIFNKPLVTAGDIKPEPLKITNSMVGMQIVQESHKVKRHICVKNETVLVTRLDGVDVLTAKDVSLYKCYLCGKLFDDLLKIQCHLSMHFQRDLTLYRCQLCDDTFWFKYRVINHIRKNHPKESNLALKKAEKDLKESLDDKPSVDVNEIEVTVKEENDKKKKENSLMEGDEKVKVDEMETEKDSKQTEEIGKNQEPIKDPEKGKREEQQNDQMEETTSIKIEENPVKEKEGDEDVTSTSDKDITKDVPVPDLYDLSNKAMKSDPLGKLYKGIRFKKKPNGSFICLLCRKSFYRESALLQHIKIHNQQHICYCEQCGDGFMEYGKLRLHIMGDHKKNDDDDDTALPSATAKNTLLSSLLSKTSQWHKPPTPSIPVPNDMIFEKAREILQKEGIQEDVTVVLPSEPDEQNSTETRKANLDNILSNQESEIFVQKNSDESEIQISPKRLLMSKLLSKSKRKSSQPIKLENTDPMDCENVVVTRSDSEREIFTIKQEPVVDEKELLPPPVSIPVPISTSSFPVINSELMAAKLNNLAMLHPGIHPVVMANTLATLAAQGVPITSQGMLLASGNILSGITPGLPMVALPPQTSNGLFGTSIPQVQQPVHCNPTISVPISLTIAKQESEDPVIIKEEPKSPIENIDSNSNHSSNVSNDELSESDREKLVGCPRVQWNDSDKSEPMLEGNPSNLPLSLQQGWGLSSDGRKVTSLSRTHSRLPVVSTPVDREKICKPTVLADGRTVFRCPFCNKDFLSYSDINRHMDFHEDIRPFKCKYCEYYARTNSQLKVHMMRHQGIREFCCKLCNYKGVTQSDLNRHMKSQIHLLKAKHACPHCDEGFVTPRNLDRHLDGNCIVKMQKLETGELILK